One Natronosalvus halobius genomic region harbors:
- a CDS encoding NAD(P)-dependent oxidoreductase, with protein sequence MPQVGFIGLGDMGGPIATHLIDAGIDVTAFDLERERIEALVDAGATPADSASDAVRSADVVILSLPGPDAVNAVVDEIESAIESETILVDTTTSTPLTTERIAERLNARGADVIGAPISGGKMGAQDGTLSVMVGGDRSLFEACRPLFETFATDVFYVGAGPGDGHTAKLLNNYLSYTTLLATSEAVVLGDIAGLNRELLVDVFNASTGRSSASEEKLPEQILSGDYDTGFPLDLTEKDLRLFTQFGEECDAPLMLGSVVRYLVGYARSHQGDDADMTRVYDFVEAMMVRK encoded by the coding sequence CCATAGCAACACACCTCATCGATGCAGGAATCGACGTAACGGCGTTCGATCTGGAAAGAGAACGCATCGAAGCCCTCGTCGACGCGGGTGCGACCCCCGCAGACAGCGCATCCGACGCCGTTCGCTCAGCGGACGTGGTGATTCTCTCGCTGCCGGGACCCGACGCAGTGAACGCCGTCGTCGACGAAATCGAGTCCGCGATCGAATCGGAGACGATCCTCGTCGACACGACGACATCGACGCCGCTGACGACCGAACGGATCGCCGAGCGTCTTAACGCGCGAGGTGCGGACGTGATCGGCGCGCCGATTAGCGGCGGAAAAATGGGTGCCCAGGACGGGACTCTCTCCGTGATGGTCGGCGGTGATCGGTCGCTGTTCGAAGCCTGCCGGCCGCTATTCGAGACGTTCGCAACCGACGTGTTCTACGTCGGGGCGGGCCCTGGTGACGGTCACACCGCGAAACTCCTCAACAATTACCTATCTTACACCACGCTACTAGCCACCTCGGAAGCGGTGGTCCTCGGTGATATCGCTGGATTGAATCGTGAACTCCTGGTGGACGTGTTCAACGCCAGCACCGGCCGGAGCAGTGCGTCGGAGGAGAAACTCCCGGAGCAAATTCTCAGCGGCGACTACGACACGGGGTTCCCGTTGGACCTGACTGAGAAGGATCTCAGGCTGTTCACCCAGTTCGGGGAGGAGTGTGACGCGCCGCTGATGCTCGGATCCGTCGTTCGGTACCTCGTCGGCTACGCCCGCTCTCACCAGGGCGACGACGCGGACATGACGCGCGTCTACGATTTCGTCGAAGCCATGATGGTTCGAAAGTGA
- a CDS encoding class I adenylate-forming enzyme family protein: MDEPAAVTLASLLDERADRYPERTAVLDGDRSLTYKLLRERADELAAGLRDLGVEPGDSVAILMENRVEWVETMFAAHRIGATVVGVSTWSKPRELEYYVTHSGADAIVATASFAGTDFASMLDDLVDGELSHESTTPGSLNAPDAPNLDTVVLFGEEMPGAASYADLPADPVGLESDPNDADDVALLLYTSGSTSKPKGVPLLHSGIIENGYHIGERMHLTPADRVWLASPLFWSYGSANALAALTTHAGSLLLQAPFDPDVALDLIDKYEPTVYYGMTNMTRQLVEADEFDPANLSFRTGTTIGPPEEVAYTMDELDIPLLCNVYGATETYGNCAVTDCTLPRDVRLQTQGRPLPGQEIAIKDPETGKHLDQGAVGEICVNGRITPGYHKNPEKNREAFDEEGYLHMGDLGRLDEDGRVQFRGRLKNVLKVGGINVSPMEIEERVLEHPDVDQAFVTGLDDPEKGTVVGLAVVPESGATITEAAVREHCESLASYKRPSSVVVVNAVDLPETDTGKIKRNILTELFE, translated from the coding sequence ATGGACGAGCCAGCAGCCGTTACACTCGCTTCATTGCTCGACGAACGGGCTGATCGGTACCCGGAACGGACCGCGGTGCTCGATGGGGACCGATCGCTGACATACAAATTGCTGCGCGAACGCGCGGACGAACTCGCCGCGGGCCTTCGGGATCTCGGCGTCGAGCCGGGCGACTCGGTCGCGATCCTCATGGAGAACCGTGTCGAGTGGGTCGAGACGATGTTCGCCGCCCATCGCATCGGCGCGACCGTCGTCGGAGTAAGTACGTGGTCGAAACCCCGCGAACTGGAGTACTACGTGACGCACTCGGGTGCCGATGCGATCGTCGCGACGGCGTCGTTCGCCGGCACAGACTTCGCGTCGATGCTCGACGACCTCGTCGACGGCGAACTCTCGCACGAGTCGACGACGCCAGGGTCGCTGAACGCGCCCGACGCACCCAATCTCGATACCGTCGTGCTCTTTGGAGAGGAGATGCCGGGAGCCGCATCGTACGCGGACCTGCCCGCCGACCCGGTTGGTCTCGAGAGCGACCCAAACGATGCCGATGATGTCGCCTTACTGTTGTACACGAGCGGGTCGACTTCGAAACCAAAGGGAGTCCCTTTGCTTCACAGCGGGATCATCGAAAACGGCTACCACATCGGGGAACGGATGCACCTGACCCCAGCCGACCGAGTCTGGTTGGCGTCGCCGTTGTTCTGGAGCTACGGCTCTGCGAACGCGCTCGCGGCGCTGACGACGCACGCAGGCAGTCTACTACTCCAGGCCCCGTTCGATCCCGACGTGGCGCTAGATTTGATCGATAAGTACGAGCCTACGGTCTACTACGGCATGACTAACATGACGCGGCAACTGGTCGAGGCCGACGAGTTCGACCCGGCAAATCTCTCGTTTCGGACCGGGACGACTATCGGACCGCCCGAAGAGGTCGCGTACACGATGGACGAACTCGACATTCCGCTGTTGTGTAACGTCTACGGCGCGACCGAAACGTATGGGAACTGCGCGGTCACTGACTGCACGCTCCCGCGCGATGTGCGACTACAGACGCAAGGGCGCCCGCTCCCCGGTCAGGAGATCGCCATCAAGGATCCCGAGACTGGCAAGCATCTCGATCAAGGCGCGGTCGGAGAGATTTGCGTCAACGGGCGAATCACGCCCGGCTACCACAAGAACCCGGAGAAGAATCGGGAAGCCTTCGACGAAGAGGGATACCTCCACATGGGCGATCTCGGCAGACTCGACGAGGACGGTCGCGTCCAGTTCCGCGGGCGATTGAAGAACGTCCTCAAGGTCGGCGGAATCAACGTCTCGCCGATGGAAATCGAAGAACGGGTGCTCGAACACCCCGACGTCGACCAGGCATTTGTCACCGGTCTCGATGACCCCGAAAAGGGAACCGTGGTCGGCCTTGCTGTTGTTCCCGAGTCCGGCGCGACGATTACCGAGGCTGCAGTCCGGGAACACTGTGAGTCATTAGCTTCGTACAAACGTCCATCCTCCGTCGTCGTGGTGAACGCCGTGGATCTCCCGGAGACCGATACCGGGAAAATCAAGCGAAACATCCTCACCGAACTGTTCGAGTGA
- a CDS encoding branched-chain amino acid ABC transporter permease, whose amino-acid sequence MADAATIIQAALTGLMQGGVYALISIGLTIIFGVLGIINFAQADFMMLGMYVALTLFLSLAISPILLFFLLLPVFIVFGAVIQRGLIEPIIDEQEDAQLILTFGILLILQNGMLAIFGSSPQTISVPYSSSAFRIGWITLNQAKAIAFVFAITTAFAIFLLLRYTEFGRAIRATADNTTAAGYAGINVQWVYMVAFGLGIALTASAGALLVMYFPASPTVGFDFIVLMFVVVVAGGLGSVKGALIAGLVIGVIESLSVVWLPLELQPATIFVMFLLVVLLRPQGLFGTAERGV is encoded by the coding sequence ATGGCAGATGCCGCTACCATAATCCAGGCTGCCCTAACAGGACTGATGCAAGGGGGTGTTTACGCGCTCATAAGCATCGGATTGACGATCATATTCGGTGTGCTCGGCATCATAAACTTCGCACAGGCGGACTTCATGATGCTCGGAATGTACGTGGCGCTCACGCTGTTTTTGAGCCTCGCCATAAGTCCAATACTTCTGTTTTTCCTGCTGTTACCGGTGTTCATCGTATTCGGCGCCGTGATACAGCGGGGATTGATCGAACCGATCATAGACGAGCAAGAAGACGCACAGCTCATCCTAACATTCGGGATACTACTCATCCTGCAAAACGGCATGCTGGCTATCTTCGGATCCAGCCCGCAGACGATTTCGGTGCCGTACTCCTCGTCCGCGTTCAGGATCGGGTGGATTACCCTGAATCAGGCGAAGGCAATCGCGTTCGTCTTCGCGATCACGACGGCCTTCGCCATCTTCCTGCTCCTCCGGTACACGGAGTTTGGACGGGCCATTCGAGCAACCGCCGACAACACAACGGCAGCGGGGTACGCCGGGATCAACGTCCAGTGGGTGTACATGGTCGCGTTCGGCCTGGGTATCGCGCTAACTGCCAGCGCCGGCGCGTTGTTGGTGATGTACTTCCCGGCGTCACCGACCGTCGGCTTCGACTTTATCGTTCTAATGTTCGTCGTCGTGGTGGCCGGTGGGCTGGGGAGCGTTAAAGGGGCGCTCATCGCCGGGCTCGTGATCGGCGTGATTGAGAGTCTGAGCGTCGTGTGGCTTCCACTGGAACTCCAGCCAGCCACCATCTTCGTGATGTTTCTGCTCGTCGTATTGCTCCGACCACAGGGGTTGTTCGGAACTGCAGAACGAGGTGTCTAA
- a CDS encoding branched-chain amino acid ABC transporter permease: MVTGQGLLRLVLLAFIWSGYAAAWNLFSGFSGYISFGHAVFFGLGGFTSTVLLADYGVTPWIGMIAGALVAVAAAIVIGLVTFRAGLSGIYFALSVLAFPLILAPVLVWLGYIELSVPFNNDQPYYYMSFRGLFEYYYIALGMLLFTMAVCWKVQRSRLGFYLQAIKSSEEAAESLGVSAMRYKLYALSLSAFLSAMLGTVYTQVNYIFATQGIFSVHVSAEPVILAVAGGLGTLYGPLVAGLTLFPLAEMLRSSYGSVIPGIHNIIYGIVLIVVIIYFPDGLYASLRQRIIGDADKPEGSTTSSDMKSSTSTERSD, translated from the coding sequence GTGGTAACCGGACAGGGCCTGCTCAGACTGGTCCTGCTCGCGTTCATCTGGTCGGGGTACGCCGCCGCCTGGAACCTATTTAGCGGGTTTTCCGGGTACATCTCCTTCGGTCACGCAGTCTTCTTTGGTCTGGGCGGGTTCACGTCAACGGTCTTACTCGCCGATTATGGCGTCACGCCCTGGATTGGAATGATCGCTGGTGCGCTTGTGGCCGTCGCAGCCGCTATTGTCATCGGACTGGTCACGTTTCGGGCCGGACTGTCGGGCATCTATTTCGCGCTATCGGTGCTCGCGTTCCCGCTCATCCTCGCACCGGTCCTTGTGTGGCTGGGGTACATCGAATTGAGCGTGCCGTTCAACAACGACCAGCCGTACTACTACATGTCCTTCCGGGGACTGTTCGAATACTACTACATCGCCCTCGGAATGCTACTATTCACGATGGCCGTCTGCTGGAAGGTCCAGCGAAGTCGCCTGGGCTTCTATCTCCAGGCAATCAAGAGTAGCGAGGAGGCTGCGGAGAGTCTCGGCGTAAGCGCAATGCGATACAAACTGTACGCACTGTCGCTCAGCGCGTTTCTTTCGGCGATGCTGGGGACCGTCTACACCCAGGTCAACTACATCTTTGCGACACAGGGCATCTTCAGCGTTCACGTCTCCGCAGAGCCGGTGATACTGGCCGTCGCGGGCGGTCTCGGGACGCTATACGGGCCGCTAGTCGCGGGACTCACGCTGTTCCCGCTGGCGGAGATGCTACGGTCGTCGTACGGTTCAGTCATTCCAGGCATCCACAACATTATCTACGGGATCGTGCTCATCGTTGTGATCATCTACTTCCCCGACGGCCTGTACGCGAGTCTTCGTCAGCGGATCATAGGCGATGCAGACAAGCCAGAGGGTAGCACAACCAGCAGCGATATGAAAAGCAGTACCTCGACTGAAAGGAGTGATTGA
- a CDS encoding ABC transporter ATP-binding protein, translating to MTAKQTQSVTQADGETILTVENVTKRFGGLVAVDDVSFEVPEGQTLGLIGPNGAGKTTLFNVLNGFLEPNEGTVSVNGVELTDSTPDKHAKHGMARTFQLVKPFGTLNVLENVMVGAFMNDRNRSAAERKAHETLEFLDIDHLADRSPENITVAQKKKMELCRALATDPDLLLVDEIMAGLHEEEMNDLISALKQINDDGTTIVLIEHVMDAIMQISERIIVLNEGKVIADDSPDDIANNEEVIEAYLGQRWKEQQEAVEGGADNA from the coding sequence ATGACGGCAAAACAGACGCAATCGGTAACGCAAGCGGACGGAGAGACCATACTCACAGTTGAGAACGTCACGAAGCGCTTCGGCGGTCTCGTTGCGGTCGATGACGTGAGCTTCGAAGTGCCCGAGGGACAGACACTTGGTCTCATCGGACCCAATGGAGCCGGTAAGACGACGCTGTTCAACGTACTCAACGGGTTCCTCGAACCCAACGAGGGGACGGTCTCCGTCAACGGCGTCGAGCTAACCGATAGCACTCCCGACAAACACGCAAAGCACGGGATGGCCCGAACCTTCCAGTTGGTCAAACCGTTCGGCACGCTGAACGTGCTCGAAAACGTGATGGTTGGCGCGTTCATGAACGATCGGAACCGAAGCGCCGCCGAGCGAAAGGCGCACGAAACGCTCGAGTTCCTCGATATCGACCACCTGGCAGACCGGTCGCCGGAAAACATCACGGTCGCACAAAAAAAGAAGATGGAGCTGTGTCGCGCACTGGCGACGGACCCCGACCTGCTACTTGTCGACGAAATCATGGCTGGACTGCACGAAGAGGAGATGAATGACTTGATCAGCGCATTGAAACAGATCAACGACGACGGGACGACGATTGTGCTCATCGAGCACGTGATGGACGCGATCATGCAGATTTCGGAGCGGATCATCGTCCTCAACGAAGGGAAGGTAATCGCCGACGATTCACCCGATGACATCGCTAACAACGAGGAGGTCATTGAGGCGTATCTCGGCCAACGGTGGAAAGAACAGCAGGAAGCGGTCGAGGGAGGTGCCGACAATGCTTGA
- a CDS encoding ABC transporter ATP-binding protein: protein MLELSDIDVAYGESQVIFGVDLHVNEGEFVAMIGPNGAGKSTLFKTISGNMTPKAGTIDYRGNSIVGMDPHEITQLGISHVPQDDSLFTGLTVIDNLRVGSFMKDVRDQREENMDLVFDIFPRLEERRDQIAGTLSGGERRMLAVAKGLMSDPDLLMLDEPSAGLAPNLVDLVFQRIEQIREETGTTVFLVEQRVLESLDIAERAYVLENGRIEMTGPTDELRSQDEIQEAYLGL, encoded by the coding sequence ATGCTTGAGCTGTCCGACATCGATGTCGCGTACGGCGAGTCTCAGGTCATCTTCGGTGTCGATCTACACGTAAACGAAGGAGAATTCGTTGCGATGATCGGACCGAACGGGGCTGGAAAGAGCACGCTGTTCAAGACGATTTCTGGGAACATGACGCCGAAAGCCGGCACGATCGACTATCGTGGGAATTCCATCGTCGGCATGGACCCCCACGAGATCACGCAACTTGGTATTAGCCACGTCCCCCAGGACGACAGCCTATTCACCGGCCTCACTGTCATCGACAACCTCCGCGTCGGCTCGTTCATGAAGGACGTTCGCGACCAGCGCGAGGAAAATATGGATCTCGTCTTCGATATCTTCCCCAGACTCGAAGAGCGCCGGGATCAGATTGCCGGGACGCTTTCTGGCGGTGAACGGCGGATGCTCGCGGTTGCGAAGGGGCTCATGTCTGATCCCGACCTGCTGATGCTGGACGAGCCCAGCGCGGGGCTCGCGCCGAACCTCGTCGATCTGGTGTTCCAGCGAATCGAACAGATCCGTGAGGAAACCGGCACGACAGTGTTCCTCGTCGAACAGCGCGTTCTCGAATCGCTGGACATCGCCGAACGAGCGTACGTACTGGAGAACGGCCGCATCGAGATGACCGGTCCGACGGACGAGCTTCGGTCGCAAGACGAGATTCAGGAAGCATACCTGGGTCTGTAG
- a CDS encoding ABC transporter substrate-binding protein, translating to MPSSRRKFIAAAGASGMIGVAGCTGGDEVDEVVLGTITPLSGPFALNGTLTKQGVDFAVEEINENGGIEALDGAEMTVVSEDTGETTDSATSAAQDLYSNHAPSAAFGSWLSSQTLATTSVSERQGVPQLTLSYSDEIVERGYEYTFQLAPKSSELGEQSLDLSVQLAEAVDSEIEKVAIVGDNTAAITFTFDPLRDEIIPNRDGIEIVVDEVWSPTLTDATPIVRQLQEQEPDVMIFGATAFPDSVAILRKMNELDVQLPMIGIGAWLALPAYIENVGADLAEGIMAATGAHPLAGQEENVRRFTEFSDEPFMIQDSLISYAGVYVVKEAIEQSGSTDPGDVRDAISDIELTEGNAVDSFPIDTIQFEDNGHMEGAQPVLAQWKDREDADWVGTEAAPFTVFPEEVAMREVEWTPPEY from the coding sequence ATGCCATCCAGTAGACGGAAGTTTATCGCGGCAGCAGGTGCATCCGGAATGATTGGTGTGGCTGGCTGTACTGGCGGAGACGAAGTTGACGAAGTCGTTCTCGGAACGATCACGCCGCTTTCGGGACCATTCGCGCTCAACGGAACGCTGACCAAGCAGGGGGTCGACTTCGCGGTCGAAGAAATCAACGAAAACGGCGGCATCGAGGCACTCGACGGAGCCGAGATGACCGTCGTCTCGGAGGACACAGGCGAGACGACCGACAGCGCGACGTCGGCCGCACAGGACCTGTATTCTAACCACGCGCCGTCCGCAGCGTTCGGATCGTGGTTGAGCTCGCAGACACTAGCGACAACGTCGGTGTCTGAGCGGCAGGGCGTTCCGCAGTTGACCCTGTCATACTCCGACGAGATCGTCGAGCGTGGCTACGAATACACGTTCCAGCTGGCACCAAAATCCAGCGAACTCGGCGAACAGAGCCTCGACCTGTCGGTCCAGTTAGCGGAGGCAGTCGATAGCGAGATCGAAAAGGTGGCAATCGTCGGGGACAACACCGCCGCCATCACGTTCACCTTCGACCCGCTTCGTGACGAGATTATTCCGAACCGGGACGGCATCGAAATCGTCGTCGATGAGGTCTGGTCGCCGACTCTGACCGACGCGACGCCGATCGTCCGCCAGCTCCAGGAACAGGAGCCCGACGTGATGATCTTCGGGGCGACGGCATTTCCTGACTCCGTCGCCATCTTGCGCAAGATGAACGAACTCGATGTGCAACTCCCGATGATTGGCATCGGGGCGTGGCTCGCGCTCCCGGCGTACATCGAAAACGTCGGCGCGGACCTCGCGGAGGGGATCATGGCGGCGACCGGTGCACACCCATTAGCCGGCCAGGAGGAGAACGTCAGGCGGTTCACGGAGTTCTCCGACGAACCGTTCATGATCCAGGACTCGCTGATCTCCTACGCTGGCGTGTACGTCGTCAAGGAAGCCATCGAGCAGTCCGGCTCGACTGACCCAGGCGACGTTCGGGACGCGATCTCGGACATCGAGCTCACGGAGGGGAACGCGGTCGATTCCTTCCCAATCGACACGATCCAGTTCGAAGACAATGGGCACATGGAGGGTGCCCAACCCGTCCTGGCCCAGTGGAAGGACAGGGAAGACGCCGACTGGGTCGGTACCGAAGCCGCCCCCTTCACCGTCTTCCCTGAGGAGGTCGCCATGCGTGAAGTCGAGTGGACACCGCCAGAGTATTGA
- a CDS encoding MBL fold metallo-hydrolase: MNDTTDWFTIERIAPETHQITEGQGVLPCNTFVVDGGDEALLIDTGLGIGDLRSVVEDLVGGDVRVLLTHSHWDHLGAATQFDDVVINGRERGPDGTVSLDVLEDDYDQRPREFMADWLELGKPLPDGFDPDNYSIEPIPDVGAVDPGDTLTVGNRELELVPVPGHTPGLLAVLDRETGVCHGSDVLEPGIEIFAHFEDSNLSAYRESIDRLVSLRDEGAFDTLTIGHGDPIRDDDLSVLDHVSEALTAVANDEASYEVIETSWGPTRSATVGDVTVLTPAE; the protein is encoded by the coding sequence ATGAACGACACGACTGACTGGTTCACGATCGAGCGGATCGCGCCAGAAACCCACCAGATCACCGAAGGACAGGGCGTCCTCCCCTGTAACACGTTCGTCGTCGACGGTGGGGACGAGGCGCTGTTGATCGACACCGGCCTCGGTATCGGCGACCTCCGTTCGGTCGTCGAGGATCTCGTCGGTGGCGACGTTCGCGTCCTGCTGACCCACTCCCACTGGGACCACCTCGGCGCAGCCACGCAGTTCGACGACGTAGTCATTAACGGTCGCGAGCGCGGACCCGATGGTACCGTCTCGCTCGATGTCCTTGAAGATGACTACGACCAGCGCCCCCGAGAGTTCATGGCCGACTGGCTGGAACTCGGGAAGCCCCTCCCAGACGGTTTCGACCCGGACAACTACAGCATCGAGCCGATCCCAGACGTCGGGGCAGTCGACCCGGGCGACACTCTCACCGTTGGCAATCGCGAACTCGAACTGGTCCCGGTCCCCGGGCACACCCCTGGGCTACTTGCCGTCCTGGATCGCGAAACCGGCGTCTGTCACGGGTCGGACGTCCTCGAACCCGGCATCGAGATCTTCGCTCACTTCGAGGATTCAAATCTCTCCGCGTACCGGGAATCCATCGATCGACTCGTCAGTCTCCGGGACGAGGGCGCCTTTGACACGCTCACTATTGGACACGGCGACCCGATACGCGACGACGACCTGTCGGTGCTCGACCACGTGAGCGAGGCGCTTACGGCAGTCGCGAACGACGAAGCGAGCTACGAGGTAATCGAGACGTCCTGGGGGCCGACCCGATCCGCCACCGTCGGCGACGTCACTGTTCTCACGCCCGCCGAGTAG
- a CDS encoding NADPH:quinone reductase, with product MRAARFHETGGPEQLQVESVPNPSPRPDEILVEVRAIGVNPTEVYSREGDRDHPLPRIPGADFAGIVESVGETVTDVEPGDRVFGTGLQNDRQGTYAEYVVARPRRYAVLPDEVSFEQGAAAGVVGTTAWLAFVEHARLTPTSTCFIHGGSGGVGHVAVQTAKLCGATVVTTAGSEASREFARECGADTVLDYARPDLLATAQKIAPDGVDVVLDHRIGSYLQFDLEVLAPDGTVVVIGGPQDESRITDMWPAIRTDATVQVFAMSNEPDLGAVLEEVAVLLADGRLDIHIARRYDLEDAAAAQRAVIEDSFHGKLIILP from the coding sequence ATGCGTGCAGCCCGCTTTCATGAAACCGGTGGTCCGGAGCAGCTCCAGGTCGAATCGGTGCCGAACCCGTCGCCGCGACCTGACGAGATACTCGTCGAGGTTCGTGCGATTGGGGTGAATCCGACGGAAGTGTACTCGCGGGAAGGCGATCGCGATCATCCGCTACCCCGGATCCCCGGAGCGGACTTCGCCGGCATCGTCGAATCGGTCGGCGAGACGGTGACTGACGTCGAACCCGGTGATCGCGTGTTCGGAACTGGCCTCCAAAACGACCGTCAGGGAACCTATGCCGAGTACGTTGTCGCACGACCCAGGCGGTACGCTGTGCTCCCGGACGAAGTTAGCTTCGAACAGGGGGCTGCCGCCGGCGTCGTCGGCACGACCGCGTGGTTGGCGTTCGTCGAACACGCCAGACTCACTCCCACATCGACCTGCTTCATCCACGGCGGGAGCGGTGGTGTCGGTCACGTCGCCGTCCAGACCGCAAAGCTCTGCGGCGCGACCGTCGTCACCACCGCCGGTTCGGAGGCGTCCAGGGAGTTCGCCAGGGAGTGCGGAGCCGACACGGTGCTCGACTACGCCCGGCCGGATCTGCTGGCAACCGCTCAAAAGATCGCACCTGACGGCGTCGATGTCGTCCTCGACCACCGCATTGGCAGCTACCTCCAGTTCGATCTCGAAGTGCTCGCACCGGACGGTACTGTCGTCGTCATTGGCGGTCCGCAGGACGAGTCCCGGATTACGGACATGTGGCCGGCGATCCGGACCGACGCCACCGTCCAGGTGTTCGCGATGTCGAACGAACCCGATCTAGGTGCTGTTCTCGAGGAGGTCGCCGTCCTCCTGGCCGACGGACGGCTCGACATCCACATCGCCCGTCGATACGACCTAGAGGATGCGGCCGCTGCACAGCGCGCCGTCATAGAGGACAGTTTCCACGGAAAGCTCATCATACTCCCGTAA
- a CDS encoding MFS transporter gives MFVAAYQIAPASLLPVIMGRLSIGPTAASWVMSVLFLSMAVGAIPIGMVLDGVDNRNALLASSAWLFVASVWGWYAAGTGGYLSLLGSRLFGGLAVVAIWTASVNAVGNVAASDRQATAITIYATSVPLGFAVGQFATPLVAERFGWALSFPLYGTLALVLTVAFWIVSQDFEMETMTESRPTHSEFLAVFRHRAVWGVATLGCIAISLTFIINNWMPTYFRDQYQLSLTQSGLFAAAFPAIGLLSRSFSGVLSDRTFGGRRKPLVVLAFLVTAPTVVGIALVGSVGLTIGLLLVAGFFSQIGQVLLFVYVRELVAPNVVGTALAVVNAMGFLGAFGAPILTGLIIEWSGAYLLAFAFSGGIASIAVVIALALPESNPS, from the coding sequence GTGTTCGTCGCAGCCTACCAGATCGCGCCAGCGAGCCTGCTTCCCGTCATCATGGGTCGACTTTCGATCGGCCCAACGGCGGCGAGCTGGGTCATGAGCGTGCTCTTCCTCTCGATGGCCGTGGGCGCGATTCCCATCGGTATGGTGCTGGACGGCGTCGACAATCGGAACGCGCTCCTCGCGAGCAGCGCCTGGTTATTCGTTGCCTCGGTATGGGGCTGGTACGCGGCCGGGACCGGCGGCTACCTCTCGCTTCTGGGAAGCCGGCTGTTCGGCGGCCTGGCCGTCGTCGCTATCTGGACGGCCAGCGTTAACGCGGTCGGTAACGTCGCAGCCAGCGACAGGCAGGCAACGGCGATCACGATCTACGCGACGAGTGTTCCGCTCGGCTTTGCCGTTGGCCAGTTCGCCACCCCGTTGGTCGCCGAGCGGTTCGGTTGGGCCCTCTCGTTCCCCCTCTACGGGACGCTGGCATTGGTGCTGACCGTCGCGTTCTGGATCGTGAGCCAAGACTTCGAGATGGAGACGATGACCGAGTCCAGACCGACGCACTCGGAGTTCCTCGCGGTGTTCCGGCACCGGGCCGTATGGGGCGTCGCGACGCTGGGCTGTATCGCGATATCGCTCACCTTCATCATCAACAACTGGATGCCGACGTACTTTCGGGATCAGTACCAGCTCTCGCTGACTCAGAGCGGGCTGTTCGCCGCTGCCTTTCCCGCAATCGGCCTGCTCTCCAGAAGCTTTAGCGGTGTACTCTCCGATCGCACGTTCGGCGGCCGCCGGAAGCCGCTCGTCGTCCTCGCGTTCCTCGTCACCGCACCGACGGTCGTCGGCATCGCGCTGGTCGGGTCAGTCGGCCTGACGATCGGGCTCTTGCTCGTAGCTGGCTTTTTCAGCCAGATCGGTCAGGTGCTGCTGTTCGTCTACGTTAGGGAGCTTGTCGCCCCGAACGTCGTCGGGACGGCGTTGGCCGTCGTCAACGCAATGGGATTTCTCGGCGCATTCGGCGCTCCCATCCTTACCGGCCTCATCATTGAATGGAGCGGCGCCTACCTCCTCGCGTTCGCGTTCTCCGGCGGCATTGCCTCCATTGCTGTCGTTATCGCGTTGGCCCTCCCGGAATCGAATCCGAGCTGA